One Aegilops tauschii subsp. strangulata cultivar AL8/78 chromosome 2, Aet v6.0, whole genome shotgun sequence genomic window, TCGTTACCGCAGCTGCTTTCTTTCGCACAGTAGTAACAGTGCCAGATGAAGCCGTACGTCGCGATCATCGACGTGGCGCGAGGCGGCAGCGGCGACACGCCGCCTCGCGGGCGAGAGCGTGTCGGTCCTCGGACAGCACGAACGTGGCGTGGCGAGGAGATAGTTCACGACGGGGTCAGGCGACCTGAGGAGCTTCCCGTGGCGGTCCCTGTGATGGGCAATAAGCCACGGCGAGACGCGTCGGGCGCGTGTGCGTGCGCGCGTTCGGGCTGCGTCAGGCTCATGGCAGGGGAAGAAAATCTTATACGACCTGCGTCGTACGCCCTCGTCGTGAGACCACGTCCAGCGACCGGCACGTGGCAATTCGAATCTCAAAGCAACCTATGCTCGATTCCCTTTTCTTTCTCCAGCGCCGCCGCGATTCTCGTGGTTGCTGTTTCGTAGAACCACCGGCGCTTCATGATCCCTTCAATTCCCTCTCCTTCTCGTCTCTGAAGACGGCAAGAGAGCCTCCTGGCTACTCCGGCAGCAGCTCCTTTCCAAACTTGCAGATTGATGCGACCAATCCCCATGGTGCCGGTGGATGGTATGAACAAGGCGAGGAGCAGCAGCGACGATGTTATATCCATTGTGCAACCACGGCCTGCGCCCTCTCGCCAATTTACGGCAGCGGCGAGTTTAGGGAGCCGCAGCCTGCGCCGTCTTGCTAATTTACGGCAGCCGCGGCCTGCGCCCTCTCGCTAATTTACCTCCAGCCAGAGCTCAGCGCAATGGCGCGTCCTATCTAGGACCAGCACAGACGTGGGCATAGCAGGTTGAATCAGCGGCGCCCTGTGTCGAGGCTAGCTGCAAAAATTTCTGAAGCCATGTCGCTGGGAGCACGAAGACTGCTGGAGAAGAAAGGGGAATCAGAGAATATCGCTCTTGCTGATTTGAGATTCGAACTGCCAGCTGTCAGCCCCTGGAGTTGGTCTCACGACGGGAGGCGTACGACCCAGGTCGTATAAGATTTTCTTCGCGGGCGCGCACTAGGCCATCGTTAGCCTCGCCAAGCTAATTAGTGTGGAAAAGAGAGAAACGGGAAAAGTTAAGTGGGACTGAAATTCAATTCGCTTTCGGTCATATTTTTGGGCCATCCAGAGTTTGACAACGGTCACCTGTCTCCGCTTCCTGTCCTCCGATTGTAGCTGTAGTTGTCCCACCTTCCCTCTCTTCCTTTTAAACGGGCCCGCAAGAAATAAAAAAGCAGACCCAAAAAGAAAGTAAAAGGGTCCCTGGGTTTACAACCCAAAAAGAACTCCTACCTCCTGTGACTGTGAGCAACAACTCCCTCTCCCTACTTTCTCAGCATCTGCACGTAAACATGGGGGGAACTAGCTGAACCTTTGGAACAAACATAGGGGGAACTGAAATTTACTGTAAGCAGTGATCGGTATTAGCAATTACAATGAGTTTTTACAGTGCATTTGCAGTAGATTTAGACTGGAAAATTAGAAGAAAAAAAGTAATTACAGTGAAGACAGTAGAATTACTCAATTTACAGTGTAAATTACATAGAATAAATTCTAAGACTGGAATTTCGACTGTAATTATACCGGAATTTACCTATTACCATGTATATTTTTGGTTTTGATTGATCTAGGTTATTACCACGTATATTTTTGGTTTTTGTTGATCTATGATTTTCTCATTGATTAATGAAAAGAGACGCCGTGTCCTAATtactctctctctcacacacacaaaagcGACAACACATACATAATAGGCCAATGCAGTAGAACCGTCCAGCGGCGCATCTCCCTGACGTCTCGTGGCGACACGCATTCACCAAGCGGCCATGGCAGCCTGTTGTGACTTGCAAGCTGCACCTTCCTGGACCACGAACAGCAGGTGGCATTGGACGAACTAATACCCCTGGTACGTCCCGGTCTTTCTCCTCTGCATTCTACCATGTCGCCCTCGGTTGGCCGGGCTCCGCCCTCCCCTCAAATAAATCTTCACCCAAACGAACTTCAAAATAAACTGTTGGCCGAGAGTTGCAACTCACCGCGTCACCCTCAGTTGGTGGGCATCATTTATGTCGATGCTGCTCTTCACGCTACTCAACTTGATATTTGGGTGGGGGCCACGGCATTGGCGTTCGTGAATGAATGAACGCCATGGCCGAGGTTGTTGGAGCGCGGCATCGAAGCCTATGAAAGGAAGCAACGCACCGTAGTGTGTTATTCGGCTAGGTATGTAATTTATTCTTTGAGATCCCGGTGGCGTTCTTCTCATTCGTTTTGTATGCTTCCGGTACGTAGAGACCAAACACGAATTCCTTTGTGCCCATGGGATCAGGTTGTTCCAGTTCGTAATAGACAGCTAGAAGGTGCAAAAATTGGATGGGAATTCCTTATCCTTATGATATGGACATCCTTGGCTAAATTTACTCAAAGCTATTTACATATGTCTAATTATTGGGGTCTATTTTCTTCACCCGATATTCATTAATCCACGGTTTTACTTGCTTCTATAGCTTCATACTATATATGAGATTCGTATTATTTATCCATTCTTGGTTTTTTTGGAGGTTCTACTTTCTCTTAAGAAAAGTTCATTGTTGATGTAGGTGTGGCCTCACTCCCCACCCCAGTTTTGTGCTCGGTGATATTTTACCTCTCCTTTTCCAGCATAAAACATTATGAAATGGACCATCTAAGGAAAAGATAATTAACACCCAGTAAACATATCATGAACTCATCAATAACTCCACATAAATTGCTCTGTAATGTAGATCCTTACATAATAGATAACTTTTAAACCCTTTCTGAAAACAGGCCACGCAGATCATTTGTGTATATCATGGTGTTGAAATTATGATGAATGGTTCTAAATAGCCATACTAACACAATGGAACACCAAAGGCAATTAAATGATTACAGGAACACTCAATGATCAGTTTATATACGTACATGATCCTGAGGCACTAGACGCTGGTAGTCATTCAGGCAAGCAAGCTTGCAGAGTTCAGGGTGGAAGAACCAGTCTAATACACCTTCCTCCAAGAACCTAAAATATTGCATCTTCACGAGGAAATCTGTAGGAAATTCGTCCCTGTCAAGAAGCTCCACAGGGCAATCTTTCAGTTTATCATGGCACAACTCATTCTTAGACTCCTTTTGTGACAACTGCAGTCAATGATATCACCATTGGAATCAGATATGGATTATGAGTTAAAAAACAGCATAAGCAGGATAGAACAAACTAACATCAATTCGCAAAATGCAAATGTATGGATTGATCCTTGAACAGCATTTGATGACTGAAAACTAGAGGCATGGATGGATGAAACCTTGTAGGATCTGATGCGATACACCGCGTGGCGGATGTCCATGTCATAAAGATCTGTATCATCCAATCTGATGGAAGTATCAACGGAGGGGTCGGAAGGCAGATTCATCAAGCATTTATAGTACTCCTCAAAGCCAATATCATCTCGCACTCCCAACTTGTTCAACTTTTGGGTTATGTACTCCACTTCTTTATCTATCTTGATTGCGGCAGATTCTTCCCTCTGTTCCGGGGTGGCAACAGTGTTGCCATGGTCGTTAGTATCGATGGGACGACTGGTACATTCATCGGAACAGTGGGAACTCGTTCTTGCTTTGAGTAGTGTAGTGGTTCTTTTCGCTGGAAAAGACGCATTGCCTTTCGTGTGCTTTTTCTCTCCGGCAAGATGTGCTTCAGTTTTGTGCTTCTTCTCTCCAGCAAGTCGTGCTTCAGTCTTGACAGGCCGCTGGATACCCTGCGTCTGCCAGCGGAGTTGATCAGGGGGGCATGTCTTCTCCTTTGCATTATGCGCCTGTGGAATCAGGCCTGTACCCACCTTCTCCCTTTGCTTCAGCGACATCTCTCCGGCAAGACTCTTGACAGGCCGCTGGATACCCTGCGTCTGCCGGCGGAGCAGATCAGGGGGGCAAGTCTTCTCCTTTGCATTATGCTTCTGATGAATTGAGGTTGTATCCACCTTCTCCCCTCGCTTTTGCGACATCTCTCTACGGAAGCCCATAACCAGCGATGATGATCTCTCCTTTGCACTATCCAAACCCCTCTGTCGAATTCGATCCGGAGGTGCTAAGTGCTCCTGCACGATGTTCTCGTCTGCGAGGACATGCTTCGGCCCCATCGCGCTGCAAGTAGCAGCCTTATCCTTTGCGTGGTACGGCATCGCACTCGCGGCCGCCTTGCCCTTTGCGTGGTGCGGCGTCGCGCTGGTAGCCGCCTTGTCCTTTCCGTGGCACCGCTGCATCTCTCCAAACCCTAACCAACAACGGAGATTGAACACACATCGTCGATAATGTTaacaaaaaattccaaaaaaaaaggGGGTATAAGGTCAGAGGGGTACCGGCGGTGGCGACCCGACGGCAATCTCGGCGACCGCCGCGGAGGTGGCTACGAGACAGAGCGAATCGATCTGAGACGAGCCAAGGAGACAAGACGCGCTAGAAGAAAACTCGGAGGCCCGAAGCGTCGCGGGAGGAATAGGAAGGGGAAGAACGGGAGGAAGATCTTTGAATCCGTATAAACCTGTagcagcagcagccgccgccgcgtGGGTCGAGACTCGGGAGCGAGGTAGGGCAATAAttgatttctttttttttttttaggAAAAAAGGAATCGATTTCTTTTATTTGGGGACGGAGAAGGCCGcatgtgtaacgcccacgatgcggctatatctcccacgtgtcgaggcacgacttagaggcataaccgcacagtggttttgtcgcaagaagggtcatcttcacacaatcccatgtaatgaacaagaatgggataaagagttggcttacaatcgccacttcacacaatacataaatattaatcatacatcatccaaaatacaaacatatagaccgactacggtcaaaatccagatgaaaataagacaaccccaaatgctagatccccgatcgtcccaactgagctccactactgatcatcaggaaaagacacatagtaacgaccacgttcctcgtcgaactcccacttgagatcgaccccatcatctgcactggcatcgtcggcacctgcaactgttttggtagaatctgtgagtcacagaaactcagcaatctcacacccgcgagatcaagactatttaagctagtaggaaaggatggtgtaatgaggtggagctgcagcggcaaaagcatatatggtgaccaacttgcgcaaatgagagcgagaagagaagcaacggaacggacgtcatctagcaatgaccaagaagtgatcctgagctcctacttacgtcatacataacacaaaccgtgttcacttcccggactccaccgagaagagaccatcacggctacacacgcagttgatgtattttaattggggtcaagtgacaagttctct contains:
- the LOC120974674 gene encoding uncharacterized protein, whose protein sequence is MQRCHGKDKAATSATPHHAKGKAAASAMPYHAKDKAATCSAMGPKHVLADENIVQEHLAPPDRIRQRGLDSAKERSSSLVMGFRREMSQKRGEKVDTTSIHQKHNAKEKTCPPDLLRRQTQGIQRPVKSLAGEMSLKQREKVGTGLIPQAHNAKEKTCPPDQLRWQTQGIQRPVKTEARLAGEKKHKTEAHLAGEKKHTKGNASFPAKRTTTLLKARTSSHCSDECTSRPIDTNDHGNTVATPEQREESAAIKIDKEVEYITQKLNKLGVRDDIGFEEYYKCLMNLPSDPSVDTSIRLDDTDLYDMDIRHAVYRIRSYKLSQKESKNELCHDKLKDCPVELLDRDEFPTDFLVKMQYFRFLEEGVLDWFFHPELCKLACLNDYQRLVPQDHVRI